A single Ziziphus jujuba cultivar Dongzao chromosome 11, ASM3175591v1 DNA region contains:
- the LOC107431712 gene encoding ABC transporter G family member 38, with protein sequence MEIVHYRTHSNVPSTSRETSQQADEEALKWAALERLPTYERARKGILHGVTGDLKETDLQKLGFEERKELLNRLIGDVDNNEEFLNKLKSRIDRVSLNLPTIEVRFENLNVDGEAYVGSRALPSIPNFYFNLIESVANYLHILPSRKKKFQVLHNVNGIVKPGRMALLLGPPGSGKTTLLQALSGKLDSTLKLSGEVTYNGHKLKEFVPERTSAYISQYDVHLPLLTVRETLAFSAKCQGVGTGYEMLTELLRREKQLNIKPDPYLDALMKASILTERKEEIVTEYILKILGLDVCADTIVGDNMIRGVSGGQKKRVTTGEMLVGPVNALFMDNISTGLDSSTTFQIINSIRQSIHILNKTAIISLLQPPPETYDLFDDVILLSEGYIVYQGPREHVLDFFEFMGFKCPETKGVADFLQEVTSKKDQRQYWVSQEQHYHYISVKEFSEAFKSFHVGKSIQHELATPFNKYKSHPAALTKTKYGTNKIELLKACLLREVTLMKRSSFLHILKAIQLEINAIIMATVYAQARNHHSSIEDGRVYLGALFFALNIIMFTGFFELPLTINKLPIFYKQRDLGLFPSWAFSLPASIIGVPISILEVAFWVATTYYIVGYDPNFTSLLKQFLALTLSGQMAYSLFRCIAVITRDHIISNTCGSLAVLWVMVFGGFILSKDSLHKWLTWGYYTSPLMYAQTAISTNEFLGGAWKRVLNGSKESLGVAILKSRGVFTSPDWYWISVIALIVFTFIFNGISILALAYLNQYGKSQMVFHTENTSEENNTNRTDETNCVETLNNRAKHSRASSKKSSKGERLLDRGMILPFKPLCLTFENIRYSIDMPKAMKAQGVSDDRLELLKGVSGIFRPGVLTALMGVSGAGKTTLLDVLAGRKNSGHIEGNITISGYPKKQDSFARISGYCEQNDIHSPLVTVHESLIYSAWLRLQPNIDSKARKHFVEEVMDLIELTPLKNALVGFPNVNGLSIEQRKRLTIAVELVANPSIIFMDEPTSGLDARAAAIVMKTVRNTVDTGRTVVCTIHQPSIDIFESFDELFLLARGGEEIYVGPLGRQSCQLIDYFEKIPGIGKIREGYNPAAWMLEVTTRAQEQVLGVNFADIYKKSSLCQRNKALIRELNMPPSNSQDLHFSSKYSQSYLTQCKACLWKQNKSYWRNTPYNAVRLLFSTAMAIMFGFIFWGLGRKRSTKEEIFNALGAMFPSLAFMGSQSSGSVGPLISTERIVFYREKAAGMYSALPYAIAQVAIEIPYTIAQVTIYAVINYAMIGFEWTASKFLLNLFFTFFTILYFIYFGMMLEAVSPSQEVGAILSGTFNTMWNLFAGFAIPRTRIAVWWRWYTWLSPVSWSLYGVIVSQFGDLQTKLESGETVAEYLMDYMGYRYDFLWVASFAVIGFALLFVSVFAFAMKFLNFQKR encoded by the exons ATGGAGATTGTACACTATAGAACACACTCAAATGTGCCTAGTACTAGCAGAGAAACATCCCAACAGGCTGATGAAGAGGCTCTCAAATGGGCTGCTCTTGAAAGGCTTCCAACATATGAAAGGGCCCGGAAAGGCATTTTGCATGGAGTTACAGGAGATTTGAAGGAAACTGATCTTCAAAAGCTTGGTTTTGAAGAGAGAAAGGAATTATTAAACAGGTTGATTGGAGATGTTGATAACAATGAAGAGTTCTTGAACAAGCTTAAGAGCAGAATAGACAG AGTTTCTCTGAATTTGCCAACAATTGAAGTTCGGTTCGAGAATCTGAATGTTGATGGTGAAGCCTATGTGGGAAGCAGAGCCCTCCCCAGTATACCAAATTTCTACTTCAATCTGATAGAG AGTGTTGCAAATTATCTCCATATCCTTCCAAGTCGAAAGAAAAAGTTCCAAGTTCTTCATAATGTGAATGGAATTGTAAAACCTGGCAG AATGGCACTTCTCTTAGGGCCTCCAGGATCAGGAAAGACTACATTGCTACAAGCTTTGTCAGGGAAACTTGACTCAACACTAAAG CTCTCTGGGGAAGTTACATACAATGGCCATAAGCTGAAAGAGTTTGTGCCCGAAAGAACCTCTGCTTATATCAGCCAATATGATGTTCACCTTCCCTTATTGACAGTTAGAGAAACTTTAGCCTTCTCTGCAAAATGTCAAGGAGTTGGTACTGGTTATG AGATGCTGACTGAGCTTCTGAGAAGGGAGAAACAACTAAATATCAAGCCAGATCCCTATCTCGATGCACTGATGAAG GCATCAATCTTGACAGAGCGCAAGGAAGAGATAGTTACAGAATATATActtaag ATCTTGGGGCTGGATGTCTGTGCTGATACTATTGTAGGGGATAATATGATAAGGGGCGTTTCGGGTGGGCAAAAGAAACGTGTTACTACAG GGGAAATGCTTGTTGGTCCAGTAAATGCACTTTTCATGGACAATATATCTACAGGCCTTGACAGTTCAACCACATTTCAGATCATCAACTCAATTAGGCAATCAATCCACATCCTCAATAAGACTGCTATAATTTCTCTTCTGCAGCCTCCCCCTGAAACTTATGATCTCTTCGATGATGTTATTCTTCTGTCAGAAGGATACATTGTTTACCAAGGGCCGCGTGAACATGTCCTTGACTTCTTTGAATTCATGGGATTCAAATGTCCTGAGACAAAAGGAGTTGCAGACTTCCTGCAGGAA GTGACATCAAAAAAGGATCAGAGACAGTACTGGGTGAGTCAAGAGCAGCATTACCATTATATTTCTGTGAAGGAGTTTTCAGAGGCTTTTAAGTCATTTCATGTGGGAAAATCCATCCAACATGAGCTTGCCACCCCATTCAACAAGTACAAAAGCCACCCTGCAGCTTTGACAAAAACCAAATATGGAACCAATAAGATTGAACTGCTGAAGGCTTGCTTATTAAGGGAAGTTACTCTGATGAAAAGGAGTTCTTTTTTGCACATTCTGAAGGCAATTCAA TTAGAAATTAATGCCATCATTATGGCAACAGTCTATGCACAAGCCAGGAACCATCACAGCTCAATAGAAGATGGAAGAGTCTATCTGGGTGCACTCTTCTTTGCTCTCAATATAATAATGTTTACTGGATTTTTTGAGCTCCCATTAACCATTAATAAACTTCCAATATTCTATAAGCAAAGAGACCTAGGCTTATTTCCCTCATGGGCATTCTCGTTGCCAGCATCGATCATAGGAGTGCCTATATCCATTCTTGAAGTTGCCTTTTGGGTTGCTACAACTTATTACATAGTAGGATATGATCCAAATTTCACAAG CTTGCTTAAACAGTTCCTTGCTTTAACTCTGAGCGGACAGATGGCCTATTCACTTTTCCGATGCATTGCAGTAATAACAAGGGATCATATCATTTCCAATACATGTGGATCCCTTGCAGTGTTGTGGGTTATGGTTTTTGGTGGATTCATTTTGTCAAAAG ATTCTTTACATAAATGGCTCACTTGGGGTTACTATACTTCCCCTTTGATGTATGCCCAAACTGCAATTTCAACAAATGAATTCCTTGGTGGAGCTTGGAAACGT GTTCTTAATGGATCAAAAGAATCTCTAGGAGTAGCCATCTTGAAATCACGCGGGGTGTTCACCAGCCCAGATTGGTATTGGATTAGTGTCATTGCATTGATTGTTTTCACATTCATATTCAATGGAATCTCCATTTTGGCGCTTGCTTATCTTAATC AATATGGGAAATCTCAGATGGTTTTTCATACAGAAAATACATCAGAAGAGAATAACACTAACAGAACAGATGAGACCAATTGTGTTGAAACACTAAATAATAGAGCAAAACATAGCAGAGCTAGCTCTAAGAAGTCGTCGAAAG GTGAAAGACTTCTGGATAGAGGAATGATTTTACCATTCAAACCACTTTGCTTAACCTTTGAGAATATCAGATATTCAATTGATATGCCAAAG GCAATGAAGGCTCAAGGTGTTTCAGATGATAGACTGGAACTACTAAAGGGAGTGAGTGGGATATTCAGGCCAGGAGTACTAACAGCCCTCATGGGTGTTAGTGGTGCTGGGAAGACCACACTTCTAGACGTGTTGGCTGGAAGAAAAAACAGTGGACACATAGAGGGAAACATCACCATTTCAGGCTACCCCAAGAAGCAGGATAGTTTTGCTCGAATTTCTGGATACTGTGAACAGAATGATATCCACTCTCCCCTCGTAACTGTACATGAATCTCTTATATATTCGGCATGGCTTCGTCTACAGCCAAATATTGACTCAAAGGCTAGAAAG CATTTTGTTGAGGAGGTCATGGATTTGATAGAGCTTACACCATTGAAAAATGCATTGGTTGGATTCCCAAATGTGAATGGACTTTCTATTGAGCAGCGTAAAAGGTTAACTATTGCGGTGGAGCTTGTGGCAAACCCCTCAATAATATTCATGGATGAGCCAACCTCAGGACTTGATGCCAGGGCAGCTGCCATTGTAATGAAAACTGTGAGAAATACAGTGGATACAGGAAGAACTGTAGTATGCACAATTCATCAGCCAAGTATTGACATTTTTGAATCATTTGATGAG CTCTTCCTTTTGGCACGAGGAGGTGAAGAGATTTATGTAGGACCTCTAGGAAGACAATCTTGTCAATTAATCGATTATTTTGAG AAAATTCCTGGAATTGGTAAAATAAGAGAAGGCTATAACCCAGCAGCGTGGATGTTGGAAGTGACAACAAGAGCACAAGAACAAGTTTTAGGTGTCAATTTTGCAGATATATACAAGAAATCATCTCTTTGCCA GAGAAACAAAGCTTTGATTAGGGAGTTAAATATGCCACCTTCGAATTCTCAAGATCTTCACTTTTCTTCAAAGTACTCCCAGTCCTATCTTACTCAATGCAAAGCCTGTCTGTGGAAACAGAACAAATCATATTGGAGGAACACACCATACAATGCTGTTAGACTTTTGTTTAGCACCGCAATGGCCATAATGTTCGGGTTCATATTCTGGGGTCTTGGaagaaaaag AAGTACAAAAGAGGAAATTTTCAATGCTTTGGGTGCCATGTTTCCTTCACTCGCATTCATGGGATCGCAAAGTTCTGGTTCAGTTGGACCTCTTATCAGCACAGAACGAATAGTTTTTTACAGAGAGAAGGCTGCTGGGATGTACTCTGCATTGCCTTATGCAATTGCACAG GTTGCAATTGAGATCCCATACACAATAGCTCAGGTTACTATCTATGCGGTTATAAATTATGCAATGATTGGATTCGAATGGACAGCCAGCAAGTTCTTGCTGAACTTGTTCTTCACCTTTTTCACAAtactctattttatttattttggtatgATGTTAGAAGCAGTAAGTCCTAGTCAAGAAGTTGGTGCTATATTGAGTGGCACCTTTAATACAATGTGGAATCTCTTTGCTGGTTTCGCAATTCCCCGGACG AGAATTGCAGTGTGGTGGAGATGGTATACTTGGCTGTCCCCAGTGTCATGGAGTTTGTACGGAGTGATTGTTTCACAGTTTGGGGATTTACAGACTAAGCTTGAGTCTGGAGAGACAGTGGCTGAATATCTGATGGATTACATGGGTTACAGATATGATTTTCTTTGGGTGGCTTCTTTTGCAGTAATTGGGTTTGCTTTGCTCTTTGTTTCAGTGTTTGCTTTTGCTATGAAATTCTTGAACTTTCAAAAAAGATAG
- the LOC107431700 gene encoding pentatricopeptide repeat-containing protein At5g55740, chloroplastic — protein sequence MASLPLSTSPNPQLSLSKLSKPTDPHKLTQTHVAKFQQNAKKHQILDQSYFHHMSSLCKQGQIQEAVDLVTEMEFENLEIGAEIYGELLQGCVYERALSTGQQIHARIIKNGECFARNEYIETKLLILYAKCNVYDVAYSLFRTVGIKNVFSWAAIIGLNCRMGFHEEALFGFCEMLESGFLPDNFVVPNALKACGSLQCIKFGKGVHGYVVKMGFGGCVFVASSLVDMYGKCGVLEDAKKVFDSMLDKNVVTWNSVMVGYVRNGLNEEAIKMFYDMRIEGIEPTQVTISSFLSASANMGAIEEGKQGHALVIVGGLELSTILGSSIINFYSKVGLMEEAELVFSRMIEKDAVTWNLIISGYVQTGDIDRALDICSQMRLENLRFDSVILATLMSASADTGNLKLGREGHCYCIRNGLESDVVVASSIVDMYAKCERLDFARRVFDSTAKKDLVLWNTMLAAYAELGLPGETLNLFYRMQLEGVPPNVVAWNSVIVGFLKNGQVNEAKDMLLQMQSVGVQPNLITWTSLISGLAKNGFGNEAIIAFQHMQKAGIKPNAVSIVSLLSACIDMALLQYGKAIHGYLTRNVHVISTPLATSLVDMYAKCGNIDQAKNVFDTTINKELPIYNAMISSYALHGQAMEALALYRRLQKEGLEPDAITFTNTLYACSNTGLANEGLELFFDMVSKHHLRPTMVHYGCVVNLLSRCGNLDEAFRLIMGMPYEPDAHILGSLLAACREQNEIELEKYLSKRLIKMEPNNSGNYVALSNAYAAAGRWNEVKTVRRFMKEKGLMKIPGCSWIQIGGELHVFVAGDKSHPKIEEISYTLALLALEMCFTRNFLTSHLISLENSCP from the coding sequence ATGGCTTCTCTTCCTCTTTCCACCTCTCCAAACCCACAACTTTCTCTCTCCAAACTCTCTAAACCCACAGACCCACACAAATTGACTCAAACCCATGTCGCAAAATTTCAACAGAATGCGAAGAAGCATCAAATTTTGGACCAATCTTACTTCCACCATATGTCCTCTCTGTGCAAACAAGGCCAAATTCAGGAAGCCGTGGACTTAGTTACCGAAATGGAATTTGAAAATCTCGAAATTGGGGCTGAAATATACGGTGAGCTTCTTCAAGGGTGTGTCTATGAGCGAGCTCTGTCCACGGGTCAGCAAATCCACGCTCGGATTATCAAGAACGGCGAATGTTTCGCAAGAAACGAGTATATTGAAACAAAGCTATTAATTTTATATGCGAAATGTAATGTTTATGATGTTGCCTATAGCTTATTTCGGACGGTAGGCATAAAGAACGTGTTTTCTTGGGCTGCCATTATTGGACTAAACTGTAGAATGGGTTTTCATGAAGAAGCtttgtttggattttgtgaaatgctGGAAAGTGGATTTTTACCTGATAACTTCGTCGTTCCAAATGCATTGAAGGCTTGCGGTTCCCTGCAGTGTATCAAGTTCGGTAAAGGTGTTCATGGGTATGTTGTCAAGATGGGTTTTGGCGGATGCGTCTTCGTCGCAAGTAGCCTTGTGGATATGTATGGGAAATGTGGCGTTTTGGAGGATGCAAAGAAGGTGTTCGATAGTATGCTTGATAAGAACGTAGTCACTTGGAATTCCGTGATGGTTGGTTATGTACGAAATGGTCTAAATGAGGAAGCAATTAAGATGTTTTATGATATGCGAATTGAAGGCATTGAGCCCACTCAAGTTACCATTTCGAGCTTTCTTTCAGCGTCAGCTAATATGGGTGCAATAGAAGAGGGCAAACAAGGGCATGCATTAGTAATTGTAGGTGGGTTAGAATTGAGTACCATCTTGGGTAGTTCTATTATAAACTTTTATTCCAAGGTTGGTTTGATGGAGGAAGCTGAATTAGTTTTCAGTAGGATGATTGAGAAAGATGCGGTCACATGGAATCTGATCATATCTGGTTATGTGCAAACCGGTGATATTGACAGAGCTCTAGATATTTGCAGCCAGATGAGATTAGAAAACCTGAGATTTGACTCTGTGATTCTTGCAACCTTAATGTCTGCTTCTGCTGATACAGGTAATTTGAAACTTGGTAGGGAAGGACATTGTTATTGTATTAGAAATGGCCTAGAATCTGACGTTGTTGTTGCAAGTAGCATAGTAGAtatgtatgcaaaatgtgaGAGACTTGATTTTGCAAGACGAGTTTTTGACTCCACTGCAAAGAAAGATCTTGTATTGTGGAACACAATGTTGGCTGCATATGCAGAGTTGGGTCTCCCTGGTGAGACCCTGAACTTGTTCTATCGGATGCAGTTAGAAGGTGTGCCACCAAATGTGGTAGCTTGGAACTCTGTGATTGTAGGGTTTCTTAAAAATGGGCAGGTAAATGAGGCTAAAGACATGCTTTTGCAGATGCAGTCTGTTGGTGTTCAGCCTAACCTGATCACATGGACTAGTCTCATCTCTGGTTTGGCTAAGAATGGTTTTGGCAATGAAGCAATTATTGCATTCCAGCACATGCAAAAGGCTGGGATTAAACCCAATGCTGTGAGCATTGTCTCTTTACTCTCAGCTTGTATAGATATGGCATTGTTACAGTATGGAAAAGCCATTCATGGGTACTTGACGAGGAATGTACATGTCATATCAACTCCGCTTGCAACCTCTTTGGTAGATATGTATGCCAAATGTGGAAATATAGATCAAGCAAAGAATGTGTTTGATACTACTATAAACAAGGAACTTCCTATCTACAACGCAATGATCTCCAGTTATGCATTGCATGGTCAAGCTATGGAAGCTCTTGCCCTGTATAGACGTCTACAGAAAGAAGGTTTAGAACCCGATGCAATAACCTTCACTAATACCTTATATGCATGCAGCAATACTGGGCTGGCAAATGAAGGTCTGGAGCTATTTTTTGATATGGTATCCAAACACCATTTGAGGCCAACGATGGTGCATTATGGTTGTGTGGTGAATCTACTTTCTCGGTGTGGCAATTTGGATGAAGCTTTTAGGCTCATCATGGGAATGCCTTATGAACCAGATGCACATATTTTGGGATCATTGCTTGCTGCCTGTAGGGAACAGAATGAGATCGAACTAGAGAAATATTTGTCCAAAAGGTTAATAAAAATGGAGCCAAACAATTCGGGAAACTATGTGGCACTTTCAAATGCATATGCAGCTGCAGGAAGATGGAATGAGGTAAAAACTGTGAGACGTTTTATGAAAGAAAAGGGTCTAATGAAGATTCCTGGATGTAGCTGGATTCAAATTGGAGGAGAGCTTCACGTGTTTGTTGCTGGTGACAAATCACACCCCAAAATTGAGGAAATTAGTTATACATTGGCTTTATTGGCATTGGAAATGTGTTTTACTCGAAATTTCCTTACATCTCATCTAATTTCTCTTGAGAATTCTTGTCCATAA